A stretch of the Argentina anserina chromosome 6, drPotAnse1.1, whole genome shotgun sequence genome encodes the following:
- the LOC126800513 gene encoding subtilisin-like protease SBT1.5: MSLSISIPIFFFFFYFFLASASSDSKTFIVHVQPDSKPSVFPTHKHWYESSLSSLTSDEPAPLIHTYNTVFHGFSAKLSPSQAQKLQSLPHVLALIPEQVRRLHTTRSPEFLGLRSTDTAGLLKESDFGSDLVIGVIDTGVWPERQSFNDHDLGPVPSKWKGQCVAGENFPASSCNRKLIGARYFCGGYESTNGKMNQTTEFRSPRDTDGHGTHTASIAAGRYVFPASTLGYAKGVAAGMAPKARLAAYKVCWNAGCYDSDILAAFDAAVADGCDVVSLSVGGVVVPYYLDAIAIGAFGASDAGVFVSASAGNGGPGGLTVTNVAPWVTTVGAGTIDRDFPADVKLGDGRIIPGMSVYGGPGLPPGRMFPLVYAGSEGGDGYSSSLCLEGSLDKSLVKNKIVVCDRGINSRAAKGEVVKKAGGVGMILANGVFDGEGLVADCHILPATAVAASTGDELRKYITAAAKSKSPPTATILFKGTRIRVKPAPVVASFSARGPNPEAPEILKPDVIAPGLNILAAWPDKVGPSGIPSDKRTTEFNILSGTSMACPHVSGLGALLKAAHPEWSPAAIRSALMTTAYTLDNRGETMLDESSGNTSTVMDFGAGHVHPQKAMDPGLVYDISSSDYVDFLCNSNYTTKNIQVVTRKVANCNGAKRAGHSGNLNYPSLSVVFQQYGKRKMSTHFIRTVTNVGDPKSVYQVTIRPPRGMSVTVQPEKLAFRRVGQKLNFLVRVQAREVKLSAGSSSMESGSIMWSDGKHTVTSPLVVTMQQPLV, encoded by the coding sequence TGCACGTGCAACCTGATTCCAAGCCCTCTGTTTTCCCAACCCATAAACACTGGTACGAGTCTTCACTGTCCTCACTCACCTCTGACGAGCCCGCGCCGTTGATACATACTTACAACACAGTCTTCCATGGCTTCTCTGCAAAGCTCTCTCCTTCTCAAGCCCAAAAGCTCCAGTCTTTACCTCATGTTTTGGCTCTCATTCCCGAACAGGTGCGCCGCCTACACACCACTCGCTCCCCGGAGTTCCTCGGCCTGCGGTCCACCGACACTGCCGGGCTGCTTAAAGAATCTGACTTCGGTTCCGACCTTGTGATCGGAGTTATTGATACCGGAGTTTGGCCTGAGAGACAGAGCTTCAATGACCACGACCTGGGTCCGGTTCCGTCCAAATGGAAGGGACAGTGCGTTGCTGGTGAGAACTTTCCGGCGAGTTCGTGTAACCGGAAGCTCATCGGCGCGAGGTACTTCTGCGGCGGGTACGAGTCCACCAATGGGAAGATGAACCAGACTACGGAGTTCCGATCTCCCAGAGACACCGACGGCCACGGCACACACACTGCCTCCATCGCCGCCGGTCGTTACGTATTTCCGGCGTCCACTCTCGGGTATGCTAAAGGCGTCGCGGCCGGCATGGCCCCCAAGGCCAGGCTAGCAGCCTACAAGGTCTGCTGGAACGCCGGCTGTTACGACTCCGACATTCTCGCTGCCTTCGACGCCGCCGTCGCTGACGGATGCGACGTCGTCTCCCTCAGCGTCGGTGGGGTTGTTGTGCCCTACTACCTCGATGCCATTGCCATTGGAGCCTTTGGAGCTTCGGACGCCGGAGTGTTCGTGTCGGCCTCCGCCGGAAATGGCGGCCCCGGTGGGCTTACCGTGACCAATGTTGCTCCATGGGTCACCACCGTAGGTGCCGGAACAATCGACCGTGACTTCCCGGCGGATGTTAAGCTCGGGGACGGCAGAATCATTCCTGGCATGAGTGTTTATGGCGGGCCGGGTCTTCCTCCGGGTCGGATGTTCCCGTTGGTTTACGCTGGCAGCGAAGGCGGTGATGGGTACTCGTCTTCTCTATGCCTGGAAGGTTCTCTTGACAAAAGCCTAGTAAAGAACAAGATAGTTGTTTGCGACAGAGGAATCAATTCAAGAGCTGCAAAAGGTGAGGTGGTCAAGAAAGCCGGAGGAGTTGGTATGATTCTTGCAAATGGTGTATTCGATGGCGAAGGACTAGTAGCCGACTGCCATATCTTACCCGCCACCGCAGTAGCTGCCTCCACCGGCGATGAATTAAGGAAGTACATAACAGCTGCAGCCAAGTCCAAATCACCACCAACAGCCACCATTTTGTTCAAGGGTACTCGAATTCGTGTCAAACCGGCACCGGTTGTTGCCTCATTTTCGGCCAGAGGGCCAAACCCGGAAGCTCCGGAAATACTAAAGCCGGATGTGATAGCACCTGGATTGAACATACTTGCAGCTTGGCCGGATAAAGTAGGGCCTTCAGGTATTCCTTCCGACAAGAGGACTACGGAGTTCAACATACTTTCGGGTACATCAATGGCTTGCCCACACGTCTCTGGTTTGGGGGCATTGTTGAAGGCAGCCCACCCGGAATGGAGTCCGGCCGCTATTAGATCGGCTCTGATGACCACAGCCTATACCCTCGACAATAGAGGCGAGACAATGCTGGACGAGTCTAGTGGGAATACTTCGACTGTTATGGACTTTGGGGCTGGTCATGTCCATCCGCAAAAGGCAATGGACCCGGGATTGGTTTACGACATAAGTTCATCCGATTATGTCGATTTCTTGTGTAATTCCAATTACACGACCAAGAACATTCAGGTGGTCACTAGGAAAGTAGCAAATTGTAATGGGGCAAAGAGGGCTGGCCATTCCGGGAATCTGAATTACCCATCATTGTCTGTGGTGTTCCAGCAATATGGAAAGCGAAAGATGTCTACGCATTTTATTCGGACGGTGACAAATGTTGGGGATCCAAAATCGGtttatcaggtgacgattagGCCGCCGAGGGGAATGTCCGTGACGGTGCAGCCAGAGAAGCTTGCTTTTAGGAGGGTGGGGCAGAAATTGAACTTCCTTGTGAGGGTTCAAGCTAGGGAAGTGAAGCTTTCAGCCGGAAGTAGTAGCATGGAGAGTGGGTCTATAATGTGGTCTGATGGGAAACACACTGTGACTAGTCCTTTGGTTGTGACGATGCAACAACCTCTAGTTTAG